One Enterococcus silesiacus genomic window carries:
- a CDS encoding small protein, whose amino-acid sequence MDTKKKMLELIKKKQSGGRSKQMETPKNDRKNMRKGPKIYNK is encoded by the coding sequence ATGGATACAAAAAAGAAAATGCTTGAATTAATCAAAAAGAAACAAAGCGGAGGCCGCTCGAAACAAATGGAGACGCCTAAAAATGACCGTAAAAATATGCGCAAAGGTCCGAAAATTTACAACAAGTAA
- a CDS encoding RNA methyltransferase, protein MNNFPVNKNETIEVDIIDLTHEGMGVAKVDGYPLFIENALPGEKIEIKVLKVGKSFGYGKVLTILKSSEDRVPVKDANFTKVGISPLQHLAYGAQLTFKTDQVKNVMQRVAKLPDVPVLGTLGMNNPWGYRNKAQIPVRKIDDKLQTGFFRKNSHDLIPLEHFYIQDPKIDEAVIKIRDIMRRYSIKPYNESDNTGNLRHIVVRRGYHTGEMMIVLITRTPKLFPTSKIIPDILEALPEVVSIVQNVNAKKTNVIFGDETILLHGEDKMIDTIFGLKFEISSRSFYQVNPQQTEVMYNKVKEYAALTGEEIVVDAYCGIGTIGLTLAKDAKHVYGVEVIEEAAKNAESNAKLNDITNATFTAGLAEEALPRMIENDIKPDVVIVDPPRKGLEASLVKTLIETKPKRIVYVSCNPATLARDLALLVEGGFEVKEVQPVDNFPQTTHIESVSLLERK, encoded by the coding sequence ATGAATAATTTTCCAGTGAACAAAAATGAAACAATCGAAGTTGATATTATTGATCTGACACATGAAGGAATGGGTGTTGCCAAAGTTGACGGCTACCCACTTTTTATAGAAAATGCTTTGCCAGGTGAAAAAATCGAAATCAAAGTCTTGAAAGTCGGCAAAAGCTTTGGCTACGGCAAAGTCTTGACGATCTTAAAATCAAGCGAAGACCGTGTCCCAGTTAAAGACGCAAACTTTACTAAAGTTGGGATCAGTCCGTTACAGCATTTAGCTTATGGGGCTCAATTGACGTTTAAAACAGATCAAGTGAAAAATGTAATGCAACGTGTAGCGAAATTACCGGATGTTCCAGTGTTGGGCACATTAGGCATGAACAATCCTTGGGGGTACCGTAATAAAGCGCAAATTCCAGTAAGAAAAATCGATGACAAACTACAAACTGGTTTCTTCAGAAAAAATAGCCATGATCTAATTCCATTAGAACATTTCTATATCCAAGATCCTAAAATCGATGAAGCAGTCATCAAAATCCGTGATATCATGAGACGTTACAGCATCAAGCCTTACAACGAATCTGATAACACTGGTAACTTACGCCATATCGTCGTTCGCCGTGGCTACCATACTGGTGAGATGATGATCGTTCTAATTACTAGAACACCAAAATTATTCCCAACAAGTAAAATCATTCCAGACATTCTAGAAGCGTTGCCTGAAGTTGTCAGCATCGTGCAAAATGTCAATGCTAAAAAGACAAACGTGATTTTTGGGGATGAAACGATTCTTTTACATGGCGAAGATAAAATGATCGATACGATTTTTGGTTTGAAATTTGAAATCTCATCTCGTTCATTCTACCAAGTAAATCCTCAACAAACTGAAGTAATGTATAATAAAGTCAAAGAATACGCAGCATTGACTGGTGAAGAAATCGTTGTAGACGCTTATTGTGGGATCGGTACGATCGGTTTAACTTTAGCGAAAGATGCGAAACATGTCTATGGTGTGGAAGTCATTGAAGAAGCAGCAAAAAATGCTGAAAGCAATGCCAAACTAAATGATATTACCAACGCAACCTTTACAGCAGGTTTAGCTGAAGAAGCATTACCAAGAATGATTGAAAATGATATCAAACCAGATGTTGTGATCGTTGATCCGCCACGTAAAGGGTTAGAAGCAAGTCTAGTGAAAACGCTGATTGAAACAAAACCTAAACGAATTGTTTATGTGAGCTGTAATCCAGCGACATTAGCACGTGATCTTGCCTTACTCGTTGAAGGTGGCTTTGAAGTCAAAGAAGTCCAACCAGTGGATAATTTCCCACAAACGACTCATATCGAGTCGGTATCATTGTTAGAACGAAAATAA
- a CDS encoding deoxyadenosine kinase, translating to MAVIVLAGTIGAGKSSLTEIISEHLGSDAFYESVDDNEVLPLFYADPKKYAFLLQIYFLNKRFDSIKQALSHENNVLDRSIYEDSLLFHLNADLGRANETEVKVYDSLLENMLQELPYAAQKKRPDLLVHIKISFPKMLERIQRRGRPYEQVEQDPALYDYYKELNSRYEQWFEAYNESPKIQIDGDKYDFIESEEAKKKVIKLIENKLAEIN from the coding sequence ATGGCAGTGATCGTTTTAGCAGGTACAATTGGTGCAGGGAAATCTAGTTTAACAGAAATTATTTCAGAACATTTAGGATCAGATGCGTTTTATGAATCCGTTGATGATAATGAAGTATTGCCTTTATTTTATGCAGATCCTAAAAAATACGCATTTTTACTGCAAATTTATTTTTTAAATAAGCGATTTGACAGTATCAAACAAGCACTCTCTCATGAGAACAATGTATTAGATCGTTCGATCTATGAGGATTCTTTATTGTTTCACTTAAATGCGGATCTCGGTAGAGCAAATGAAACAGAAGTAAAAGTCTATGATTCTTTATTAGAAAATATGTTGCAAGAGTTGCCGTATGCAGCTCAAAAAAAGCGGCCAGATCTATTAGTGCATATTAAAATATCTTTTCCTAAGATGTTGGAACGGATTCAAAGACGAGGACGTCCGTATGAGCAAGTAGAACAAGACCCAGCTTTGTATGATTATTATAAAGAATTGAATAGTCGCTATGAACAATGGTTTGAAGCATACAATGAGAGTCCTAAAATCCAAATTGATGGAGATAAGTATGATTTTATCGAAAGTGAAGAAGCAAAAAAAAAAGTGATTAAGCTGATTGAAAATAAACTAGCAGAAATCAATTAA
- a CDS encoding nicotinamide mononucleotide transporter PnuC encodes MSSNFILNDFKGWERKNYLFLFTMIGVQLVGFLFNPSSWITLVGGLSGIICVNLIAQGRVSNYIFGFISALIIGYFGFKSRVYAEVLLQSFYIIMDITGLYTWLKVSEDGSGNVTDVKTLKGIQWLYAGLVWLSIGMAAYYLLGFVNDAQQTLDAVTFSVSATAMLLMIKRYQSQFVFWLLGNIFSLVLWFRAGTHAGGDYALFVMYSMYTINSIYGMIHWLKLKK; translated from the coding sequence ATGAGTTCAAATTTCATTCTTAATGATTTTAAAGGTTGGGAACGAAAAAACTATCTTTTTTTATTTACAATGATTGGTGTGCAATTAGTTGGGTTCTTATTTAATCCATCTAGTTGGATTACTCTAGTGGGCGGTTTATCTGGTATTATCTGTGTCAATCTGATTGCTCAAGGTAGAGTGAGCAATTATATATTTGGTTTTATAAGTGCGCTGATCATAGGATATTTTGGATTCAAAAGCCGTGTTTATGCTGAAGTTTTACTTCAAAGCTTTTATATCATAATGGATATTACAGGTTTATATACTTGGTTAAAAGTTAGCGAAGATGGATCTGGTAATGTGACAGATGTCAAAACGTTGAAAGGCATTCAATGGCTGTATGCTGGACTTGTATGGCTGTCCATTGGTATGGCGGCCTACTATCTTTTAGGCTTTGTCAATGATGCTCAGCAGACTCTTGATGCTGTGACATTTAGTGTGTCGGCAACTGCGATGCTATTGATGATCAAAAGATATCAGTCACAATTCGTTTTTTGGCTATTAGGGAATATTTTCTCTCTAGTCTTATGGTTTAGAGCAGGGACCCATGCTGGTGGCGATTATGCTCTGTTTGTCATGTATAGCATGTATACAATCAATTCTATTTATGGCATGATTCATTGGTTAAAATTAAAAAAATAA
- a CDS encoding lipid kinase (similar to YegS from E. coli), with protein MKKARVIYNPTSGKELVKKNLADILSVVEECGYETSAFATTPEENSAKNEARRVAELGFDLIVAAGGDGTINEVVNGIAPLEKRPSMAIIPAGTTNDYARALKIPRDNILKAAEVIKKNQTVKMDIGKAQDSYFINIAAGGHLTELTYEVPSELKSIFGYLAYLAKGAEMLPRVKPIKMRMEYDDGVYEGNASMFFLGLTNSVGGFEKIAPDAKLDDGKFSLIIVKTANVFEILHLAALMLNGGKHIEDNRLIYTKTSHLHAETLEPNSRMMINLDGEYGGDAPMEFTNLHQHIEMFANADAIPSNAIMGSVLDDYNDESDEEDEYLETSKEFVKEVERLTEEDIDNNGKIG; from the coding sequence ATGAAAAAAGCAAGAGTGATTTATAATCCAACTTCAGGTAAAGAGTTAGTCAAGAAAAACCTAGCTGATATTCTTTCTGTGGTGGAAGAATGCGGCTATGAAACCAGTGCTTTTGCGACAACTCCAGAAGAAAATTCCGCTAAAAATGAAGCACGCCGAGTTGCAGAATTAGGGTTCGACCTAATTGTAGCAGCTGGTGGCGACGGAACGATCAATGAAGTCGTCAATGGCATTGCTCCTTTAGAAAAAAGACCGTCTATGGCGATCATTCCTGCTGGAACAACCAATGATTATGCAAGGGCATTAAAAATTCCTAGAGATAATATTCTTAAAGCCGCAGAAGTTATCAAAAAAAATCAAACCGTCAAAATGGATATCGGTAAAGCGCAAGATAGCTATTTTATCAATATTGCCGCTGGTGGTCATTTAACTGAATTGACCTATGAAGTTCCTTCAGAACTTAAAAGTATTTTTGGTTACTTAGCTTATTTAGCCAAAGGAGCCGAAATGTTACCGCGTGTCAAACCAATCAAAATGCGGATGGAATACGATGACGGTGTTTATGAAGGCAATGCTTCGATGTTTTTCTTAGGATTGACTAACTCAGTTGGCGGTTTCGAAAAGATTGCACCTGATGCAAAACTCGATGACGGAAAATTTTCTCTGATCATCGTAAAAACAGCTAACGTGTTTGAGATTTTACATTTAGCAGCACTGATGTTAAATGGTGGCAAACATATTGAAGATAACCGTTTGATTTATACAAAAACTAGTCATTTACATGCTGAAACACTTGAGCCAAACAGTCGTATGATGATCAATTTAGATGGAGAATATGGCGGCGATGCACCGATGGAATTTACGAATTTACATCAGCATATTGAAATGTTTGCCAATGCAGATGCGATACCGTCGAATGCGATCATGGGTTCAGTGTTAGACGATTACAATGACGAATCTGATGAAGAAGATGAGTATCTTGAAACAAGCAAAGAATTTGTAAAAGAAGTTGAACGTTTGACTGAAGAAGACATTGACAATAATGGAAAAATTGGTTAA
- a CDS encoding glutamyl-tRNA amidotransferase produces MNFETVIGLEVHVELKTNSKIFSPAPAHFGAEPNSNTNVIDWGYPGVLPVMNKQALEFGMKAALALNCEISKDTHFDRKNYFYPDNPKAYQISQFDQPIGHDGWIDIEVEGKTKRIRIERVHLEEDAGKNIHGDGGYSYVDLNRQGTPLIEIVSEADMRSPEEAYAYLEAIRSIILFTGVSDVKMEEGSMRCDANISLRPYGQEEFGTKAELKNLNSMSFVKKGLAFEEKRQAKVLLSGGEIQQETRRFDETTNKTLLMRVKEGSSDYRYFPEPDVPRFAIDDEWIEQVRHSLPEMPASRRARYIKELGLPEYDAMVLTLTKEMSDFFEAALNEGADAKQVSNWLMGEVSAYLNSEKIELPDTLLTPANLAGMITLIEDGTISSKIAKKVFKELIENGGDAKEVVEAKGFVQLSDPSQLLPIINEVLDNNQQSVDDFKNGKDRAVGFLVGQIMKATKGQANPGVVNKLLQEELAKR; encoded by the coding sequence ATGAATTTTGAAACTGTCATCGGACTTGAGGTCCACGTAGAATTAAAAACAAACTCTAAAATCTTTTCACCTGCACCCGCTCACTTTGGGGCAGAACCAAATAGCAATACGAATGTGATCGACTGGGGCTATCCAGGCGTATTACCTGTTATGAATAAACAAGCACTTGAATTTGGGATGAAAGCAGCACTTGCGCTAAATTGTGAAATCTCTAAAGATACACATTTTGATCGTAAAAACTATTTCTACCCAGATAATCCCAAAGCATACCAAATTTCTCAATTCGATCAACCAATCGGTCACGATGGCTGGATCGACATTGAAGTCGAAGGTAAAACAAAACGTATTCGTATTGAACGTGTGCATTTAGAAGAAGATGCTGGTAAAAATATCCATGGTGATGGCGGTTATTCTTATGTCGATTTGAACCGTCAAGGAACGCCTTTGATCGAGATCGTTTCAGAAGCGGATATGCGTTCGCCAGAAGAAGCCTATGCTTATTTAGAAGCAATCCGTTCAATCATCCTCTTTACAGGCGTTTCAGATGTGAAAATGGAAGAAGGCTCAATGCGTTGTGATGCCAATATTTCTTTACGTCCTTATGGTCAAGAAGAATTTGGAACAAAAGCAGAGCTTAAAAACCTAAACTCAATGAGTTTTGTTAAAAAAGGTCTTGCCTTTGAAGAAAAACGTCAAGCAAAAGTGTTATTATCTGGCGGTGAAATCCAACAAGAGACACGCCGTTTTGATGAAACAACCAACAAAACTTTATTAATGCGTGTTAAAGAAGGTTCAAGTGACTATCGTTACTTCCCAGAGCCAGATGTACCACGTTTTGCGATCGATGATGAGTGGATTGAACAAGTTCGTCACAGTTTACCAGAAATGCCAGCCTCTCGTCGTGCTCGCTACATCAAAGAATTAGGTCTGCCAGAATACGATGCAATGGTTCTAACATTAACAAAAGAAATGTCTGATTTCTTTGAAGCAGCATTAAACGAAGGTGCCGATGCAAAACAAGTTTCTAACTGGTTGATGGGTGAAGTTTCGGCCTACTTGAATAGTGAAAAAATTGAGTTACCAGATACATTATTAACACCTGCTAACCTAGCAGGGATGATCACATTGATCGAAGATGGTACGATCAGTTCTAAAATCGCTAAGAAGGTCTTTAAAGAATTGATTGAAAATGGCGGCGATGCCAAAGAAGTCGTTGAAGCAAAAGGCTTCGTTCAATTATCTGATCCGTCACAATTATTACCGATCATCAATGAGGTATTAGATAATAACCAACAATCAGTAGATGATTTTAAAAACGGCAAAGACCGTGCAGTTGGCTTTTTAGTTGGTCAAATCATGAAAGCAACGAAAGGCCAAGCAAACCCAGGCGTTGTAAACAAATTGCTCCAAGAAGAATTGGCAAAACGCTAG
- the gatA gene encoding glutamyl-tRNA amidotransferase (allows the formation of correctly charged Asn-tRNA(Asn) or Gln-tRNA(Gln) through the transamidation of misacylated Asp-tRNA(Asn) or Glu-tRNA(Gln) in organisms which lack either or both of asparaginyl-tRNA or glutaminyl-tRNA synthetases; reaction takes place in the presence of glutamine and ATP through an activated phospho-Asp-tRNA(Asn) or phospho-Glu-tRNA) produces the protein MEKLYDKSLTELHDLLVSKEITATDLTRATLNRINETEKDVDSFITISDEKALELAKAIDLKGITESNPLAGIPIGIKDNIVTKDILTTAASKMLHNFNPIYDATVMDKVYQADMIPVGKLNMDEFAMGGSTETSYFKKTKNAWDHTKVPGGSSGGSAAAVAAGQIPVSLGTDTGGSIRQPASFNGIVGMKPTYGRVSRFGLIAFSSSLDQIGPLTRNVKDNALALNAISGFDEKDGTSAGASVPDFTAGLTGDIKGLKVALPKEYLGEGIDAGVRESVLKAAETFKALGATVEEVSLPHSKYGVAVYYIIASSEASSNLQRFDGIRYGYRSENVKNLEDVYVNSRSEGFGIEVKRRIMLGTFSLSAGHYDAHFKKAGQVRTLIKQDFDNVFEKYDIIIGPASPTVAFGLGENINDPITMYMNDLLTIPVNLAGLPGMSIPAGFSEGLPVGLQIIGKAFDESTMYKAAYAFEQATDFHTKKPVILGGND, from the coding sequence ATGGAAAAATTATACGATAAGTCACTAACAGAATTGCATGATTTACTTGTTTCAAAAGAAATCACTGCAACTGATTTAACACGAGCTACCTTGAATCGTATCAATGAGACAGAAAAAGATGTGGATTCATTTATTACGATCAGTGATGAAAAAGCTTTAGAATTAGCAAAAGCAATTGATCTTAAAGGGATCACTGAATCAAATCCTTTAGCTGGTATTCCGATCGGAATCAAAGACAATATCGTAACCAAAGATATTTTAACAACAGCAGCATCAAAAATGCTTCACAATTTCAACCCGATTTATGATGCAACAGTTATGGATAAAGTCTATCAAGCAGACATGATCCCTGTTGGAAAATTAAACATGGATGAATTTGCGATGGGTGGAAGTACAGAAACATCATACTTTAAGAAAACTAAAAATGCATGGGATCATACTAAAGTACCTGGCGGTTCTTCTGGTGGCTCAGCTGCAGCTGTTGCAGCTGGACAAATCCCGGTTTCTTTAGGAACTGATACAGGTGGTAGTATTCGTCAGCCTGCCTCATTTAATGGAATCGTTGGGATGAAACCAACTTACGGACGTGTGTCTCGTTTTGGATTGATTGCATTTTCTTCTAGTTTGGATCAAATTGGTCCGTTGACGAGAAATGTTAAAGATAACGCTTTGGCATTGAATGCAATTAGCGGTTTTGATGAAAAAGACGGTACATCTGCCGGTGCTTCTGTACCTGATTTTACTGCTGGTTTAACAGGAGACATCAAAGGCCTAAAAGTGGCTTTACCAAAAGAATATTTAGGTGAAGGTATCGATGCTGGCGTTCGTGAATCTGTTCTTAAAGCAGCAGAAACATTTAAAGCTTTAGGCGCAACGGTTGAAGAAGTTAGCTTACCTCATTCTAAATATGGTGTGGCTGTGTATTATATCATCGCTTCATCTGAAGCAAGCTCAAACTTACAACGTTTTGATGGTATTCGTTATGGCTACCGTTCTGAAAACGTCAAAAATCTTGAAGATGTGTATGTAAATTCACGTTCTGAAGGGTTTGGTATAGAAGTAAAACGTCGTATTATGCTTGGGACATTCTCATTAAGTGCTGGACATTATGATGCACACTTTAAAAAAGCTGGACAAGTAAGAACATTGATCAAACAAGACTTTGATAATGTCTTTGAAAAATACGATATTATCATTGGTCCTGCGTCACCGACTGTCGCTTTTGGTTTAGGTGAAAATATCAATGATCCAATCACAATGTACATGAATGATTTACTAACAATTCCAGTTAACTTAGCTGGATTACCTGGTATGTCAATTCCAGCAGGATTCTCAGAAGGGTTACCTGTTGGTCTACAAATCATTGGTAAAGCTTTCGATGAAAGCACAATGTATAAAGCAGCGTATGCGTTTGAACAAGCGACTGATTTCCATACGAAAAAACCTGTGATCTTAGGGGGGAATGACTAA
- a CDS encoding glutamyl-tRNA amidotransferase, whose amino-acid sequence MAISEEKATHVAKLSKLSFSNEELKDFTEQLGKIIDMVELLEEVDTEGVPFTSNVAHSINVMREDVATPGMDRDELMKNVPESENGYIKVPAIIDNGEAGA is encoded by the coding sequence ATGGCAATCAGTGAAGAAAAAGCAACACATGTAGCCAAATTGTCCAAACTGTCTTTTTCAAATGAGGAGTTAAAAGACTTTACTGAACAATTAGGCAAAATCATCGACATGGTGGAATTATTAGAAGAAGTAGATACAGAAGGAGTTCCATTTACCTCAAATGTTGCACACTCAATCAATGTTATGAGAGAAGACGTAGCAACACCTGGTATGGATCGCGATGAGTTAATGAAAAATGTACCTGAATCAGAAAATGGCTATATCAAAGTGCCAGCAATTATCGACAATGGGGAGGCTGGTGCATAA
- the ligA gene encoding aromatic ring-opening dioxygenase LigA (this protein catalyzes the formation of phosphodiester linkages between 5'-phosphoryl and 3'-hydroxyl groups in double-stranded DNA using NAD as a coenzyme and as the energy source for the reaction; essential for DNA replication and repair of damaged DNA; similar to ligase LigB), translated as MTQVPITLAEATEKAKELRIQLNQYSHEYYVADKPTVEDYVYDRLYQELSDIETEYPDLITSDSPTQRVGGKILQGFEKVTHEVQMYSLNDGFSKEDIYDFDERVQKLAGKQVGYCCELKIDGLAISLKYENGKFVQGATRGDGTVGENITENLKTVKSIPLELKKPISVEVRGECYMPKQSFVNLNKEREEAGQDVFANPRNAAAGSLRQLDTSMVAKRNLSTFLYTVADFGPMTAQTQFDALNELSEIGFRTNPEKKLCQNIDEVWAYIEEYHEKRSELPYEIDGIVIKTNEFTIQDELGFTVKAPRWAIAYKFPPEEAQTVVEEIEWTIGRTGVVTPTAVMQPVRVAGTTVSRASLHNADFIAMKDIRLNDAVIIYKAGDIIPEVAQVLTEKRDENSQPYEIPTHCPVCNSELVHLDEEVALRCINPKCPAQIKEGLNHFVSRNAMNIDGLGPRVLEQMYDKELIADVADLYFLTEEQLMTLEKIKEKSANNIYQAIAASRDNSVERLIFGLGIRHVGSKAAKVLAEHFGDLRTISKATKEEVVALDSMGEIIADSLVTYFENEEVHELMDELTKAGVNFEYKGIRTSQLEAVESPFKDKTVVLTGKLTHYNREEAKEKIENLGGKVTGSVSKKTDIVVAGEDAGSKLTKAQDLGVEVWDEQQMVNALDNSYTKEEAE; from the coding sequence ATGACGCAAGTGCCGATAACATTAGCTGAAGCGACAGAGAAAGCAAAAGAACTACGGATACAGTTAAATCAGTATTCCCATGAATATTACGTTGCTGATAAACCGACCGTAGAAGATTATGTGTATGATCGCTTATATCAAGAATTATCAGACATAGAAACCGAATATCCAGATTTGATCACTTCTGATTCACCAACGCAGCGAGTTGGTGGAAAGATTTTACAAGGTTTTGAAAAAGTCACACATGAAGTGCAAATGTATAGTTTGAATGATGGTTTCAGTAAAGAAGATATTTATGATTTTGACGAACGTGTGCAAAAATTAGCTGGCAAACAAGTGGGATATTGCTGCGAGCTAAAAATCGATGGATTAGCAATTTCATTAAAATATGAAAATGGCAAGTTCGTTCAAGGTGCGACTCGTGGTGATGGAACAGTTGGTGAAAATATCACAGAGAATCTGAAAACAGTCAAATCAATTCCTTTGGAGCTGAAAAAGCCAATTTCAGTTGAAGTCCGTGGTGAATGTTATATGCCAAAACAATCGTTTGTCAATTTAAATAAAGAACGTGAAGAAGCAGGACAAGATGTTTTTGCGAATCCACGAAATGCAGCTGCTGGGAGCTTGCGTCAGTTAGATACAAGTATGGTTGCTAAAAGAAATCTTAGTACATTTTTATACACTGTGGCTGATTTTGGACCGATGACAGCACAAACTCAGTTCGATGCGCTGAATGAATTATCAGAAATTGGTTTTAGAACCAATCCTGAAAAAAAACTATGTCAAAATATCGATGAAGTTTGGGCTTATATAGAAGAATATCATGAAAAACGCTCAGAATTACCGTATGAAATCGATGGAATCGTGATCAAGACCAATGAGTTCACGATCCAAGATGAATTAGGGTTTACGGTCAAGGCCCCTCGTTGGGCAATTGCGTATAAATTCCCACCAGAAGAAGCTCAAACGGTAGTAGAAGAAATCGAATGGACGATTGGACGAACTGGTGTCGTAACGCCAACTGCTGTGATGCAGCCTGTTCGTGTGGCGGGGACAACGGTTAGCCGAGCAAGTTTGCATAATGCTGATTTCATCGCAATGAAAGATATTCGCTTGAACGATGCAGTCATTATTTACAAAGCTGGCGATATTATTCCAGAAGTCGCACAAGTCTTGACCGAAAAACGGGATGAAAATAGTCAACCCTATGAAATTCCAACTCATTGTCCAGTTTGTAATAGTGAGTTAGTTCATCTGGATGAAGAAGTTGCTTTACGTTGTATCAATCCGAAATGTCCAGCTCAGATCAAAGAAGGACTCAATCATTTTGTGTCTAGAAACGCAATGAACATCGATGGCTTAGGTCCGCGCGTATTAGAGCAAATGTATGATAAAGAGCTAATCGCTGATGTTGCTGATTTGTACTTTTTAACAGAAGAACAGTTGATGACATTAGAAAAAATCAAAGAAAAATCTGCGAATAATATTTATCAAGCAATTGCTGCAAGTCGTGATAATTCTGTTGAACGCTTGATTTTTGGTTTAGGCATTCGCCACGTTGGTTCTAAAGCAGCCAAAGTTTTAGCAGAACATTTTGGTGATCTACGAACAATCAGTAAAGCGACTAAAGAAGAAGTCGTGGCATTAGATTCGATGGGGGAAATCATCGCAGACAGTTTAGTGACTTATTTTGAAAATGAAGAAGTACATGAATTGATGGATGAACTGACCAAAGCTGGCGTGAATTTTGAGTATAAAGGGATTCGTACGTCCCAATTAGAGGCTGTAGAATCGCCATTCAAAGATAAAACAGTTGTTTTAACAGGAAAACTTACCCACTACAATAGAGAAGAAGCAAAAGAAAAAATTGAAAATCTAGGCGGCAAAGTAACCGGCAGTGTTTCCAAGAAAACAGATATTGTTGTTGCAGGCGAAGATGCGGGTAGTAAATTGACGAAAGCCCAAGATCTTGGAGTTGAAGTGTGGGATGAGCAGCAAATGGTTAACGCATTAGATAATAGCTATACAAAAGAAGAAGCAGAATAA